A single window of Pontiella agarivorans DNA harbors:
- the ruvA gene encoding Holliday junction branch migration protein RuvA has protein sequence MITFLEGKLDTKQLGRVVMNVSGVGYEVLIPLSSYDGLPLEGEPCRILTHHHITDADQKLFGFCTEDERDMFLKLLTISGVGPKLAISALSGLPVRELKNALINGDIKMISSISGIGKKTAERIVMELRDKFDSGEQLDAFAPAEAAGGDNRLRDAALALTALGQKPDDAAKLVKNAAKKLTPDMSVEDLIRLALTK, from the coding sequence ATGATTACGTTTCTTGAAGGCAAACTCGACACCAAGCAGCTCGGCCGCGTGGTGATGAATGTATCCGGCGTCGGCTATGAAGTTTTAATCCCGCTCAGCAGCTATGACGGCCTCCCGCTCGAAGGCGAGCCCTGCCGTATCCTGACCCACCACCACATCACCGATGCCGACCAGAAACTTTTCGGATTCTGCACCGAAGATGAACGCGATATGTTTCTGAAACTGCTGACCATCAGCGGCGTCGGCCCCAAGCTCGCAATCTCCGCCCTCTCCGGCCTGCCCGTCCGGGAACTGAAAAACGCCCTGATTAACGGCGACATAAAAATGATCTCCTCCATTTCAGGGATTGGAAAAAAGACCGCCGAGCGCATTGTGATGGAACTGCGGGACAAATTTGACTCCGGCGAACAGCTCGATGCCTTTGCGCCGGCCGAAGCGGCCGGCGGCGACAACCGCCTGCGCGACGCCGCGCTGGCCCTCACCGCGCTCGGCCAAAAACCCGACGATGCCGCCAAACTGGTTAAAAACGCCGCCAAAAAACTAACCCCCGATATGAGCGTCGAAGATCTTATCCGG